The Sylvia atricapilla isolate bSylAtr1 chromosome 12, bSylAtr1.pri, whole genome shotgun sequence genome has a segment encoding these proteins:
- the AP1G1 gene encoding AP-1 complex subunit gamma-1, whose product MPAPIRLRELIRTIRTARTQAEEREMIQKECAAIRSSFREEDNTYRCRNVAKLLYMHMLGYPAHFGQLECLKLIASQKFTDKRIGYLGAMLLLDERQDVHLLMTNCIKNDLNHSTQYVQGLALCTLGCMGSSEMCRDLAGEVEKLLKTSNSYLRKKAALCAVHVIRKVPELMEMFLPATKNLLNEKNHGVLHTSVVLLTEMCERSPDMLAHFRKLVPQLVRILKNLIMSGYSPEHDVSGISDPFLQVRILRLLRILGRNDDDSSEAMNDILAQVATNTETSKNVGNAILYETVLTIMDIKSESGLRVLAINILGRFLLNNDKNIRYVALTSLLKTVQTDHNAVQRHRSTIVDCLKDLDVSIKRRAMELSFALVNGNNVRGMMKELLYFLDSCEPEFKADCASGIFLAAEKYAPSKRWHIDTIMRVLTTAGSYVRDDAVPNLIQLITNSVEMHAYTVQRLYKAILGDYSQQPLVQVASWCIGEYGDLLVSGQCEEEEPIQVTEDEVLDILESVLISNMSASVTRGYALTAIMKLSTRFTCTVNRIKKVVSIYGSSIDVELQQRAVEYNALFKKYDHMRPALLERMPVMEKVTTNGPAEIVQTNGETETAVLETKPPPSGLQPTNQANDLLDLLGGSDITPVIPTAPTTKPATAGGELLDLLGDLNLTGSPVPAPAPQIAQPPFLLDGLTSPPLFNDIAAGIPSITAYNKNGLKIDFTFERSNTNPSVTVITIQASNSTELDMTDFVFQAAVPKTFQLQLLSPSSSVIPAFNSGTITQVIKVLNPQKQQLRMRIKLTYNHKGSAMQDLAEVNNFPPQSWQ is encoded by the exons ttggaGTGCCTCAAGCTTATTGCATCTCAGAAATTCACAGACAAGCGCATTGGGTATTTAGGTGCCATGTTGCTGCTGGATGAGAGACAGGATGTTCATCTTCTTATGACCAATTGCATCAAGAA TGACCTTAATCACAGCACGCAGTATGTGCAGGGGCTGGCACTTTGTACTCTTGGCTGCATGGGCTCCTCAGAAATGTGCAGAGACCTTGCAGGAGAGGTGGAAAAGCTCCTCAAAACTTCCAATTCCTATCTTAGGAAGAAG GCAGCACTGTGTGCTGTTCATGTCATCAGAAAGGTGCCTGAACTTATGGAGATGTTTCTGCCAGCCACCAAAAACTTGCTGAATGAGAAGAACCACG GTGTTCTTCACACATCAGTTGTCCTCCTCACAGAGATGTGTGAGAGAAGCCCAGACATGCTTGCACACTTTAGAAAG CTTGTTCCCCAATTAGTTCGTATTCTGAAGAACCTTATCATGTCTGGATATTCACCAGAGCATGATGTGTCTGGGATCAGTGACCCCTTTTTGCAG GTACGCATCCTGCGGCTACTAAGAATTTTAGGGAGAAATGATGATGATTCTAGTGAAGCAATGAATGATATACTTGCACAG gTTGCCACTAATACAGAAACAAGTAAAAATGTGGGAAATGCCATTCTATATGAAACTGTGCTGACTATTATGGATATAAAATCCGAGAGTGGCCTGAGA GTCTTAGCCATTAACATCCTAGGCCGTTTCTTATTAAACAACGACAAAAATATTAG ATATGTAGCTTTGACGTCATTGTTGAAAACTGTGCAGACAGACCATAATGCAGTACAGCGGCACCGAAGCACCATTGTGGACTGCCTGAAGGATCTGGATGTTTCCATTAAAAG GCGTGCAATGGAACTGAGTTTCGCTCTTGTTAATGGGAACAATGTCCGTGGAATGATGAAGGAGTTACTATATTTCCTAGATTCTTGTGAACCAGAGTTCAAGGCAGACTGTGCATCTGGAATATTTCTTGCAGCTGAAAA ATATGCTCCTTCCAAGCGCTGGCACATAGACACAATTATGAGAGTCTTAACAACG GCAGGAAGTTATGTTCGTGATGATGCTGTTCCCAATCTGATCCAGTTAATAACTAATAGTGTGGAGATGCATGCCTACACTGTGCAGAGACTCTACAAAGCCATCCTTGGAGATTACTCCCAG CAACCCCTGGTACAAGTTGCCTCTTGGTGCATAGGAGAGTATGGAGATCTTCTGGTGTCCGGTCAGTGTGAAGAGGAGGAACCAATACAG GTAACAGAGGATGAAGTGCTTGATATATTAGAAAGTGTCCTGATATCTAATATGTCTGCATCTGTGACACGAGGCTATGCTCTCACTGCTATCATGAAGCTTTCCACAAGGTTCACCTGCACTGTCAA TCGCATTAAGAAGGTAGTTTCCATCTACGGCAGCAGCATTGATGTGGAGCtacagcagagagctgtggaATATAATGCACTTTTCAAGAAATATGATCACATGAG GCCAGCACTGCTTGAGAGAATGCCAGTAATGGAGAAAGTCACCACAAATGGCCCTGCTGAGATTGTGCAGACCAATGGAGAGACAGAGACAGCAGTACTGGAAACCAAACCTCCACCCTCTGGATTACAGCCTACTAACCAG GCAAATGATTTATTGGACTTGTTGGGGGGAAGTGATATAACACCTGTAATTCCCACTGCACCTACAACCAAGCCAGCCACAGCTGGTGGGGAGCTGCTTGACCTCCTGGGAGACCTCAACCTAACAG GTTCTCCAGTACCTGCCCCTGCACCCCAGATAGCACAGCCTCCATTCCTGCTTGATGGACTTACATCTCCACCTCTCTTCAATGATATTGCTGCAG GAATCCCCTCCATTACTGCATATAACAAGAATGGGCTGAAGATAGACTTCACCTTTGAGAGGTCGAACACCAACCCTAGCGTCACTGTAATCACGATACAGGCCTCCAACAGCACAGAACTGGATAtgacagattttgttttccaagctgCAGTACCAAAG acattccagctgcagcttctgtctcccagcagcagtgtcaTCCCTGCATTTAACTCTGGGACCATCACACAGGTCATTAAAGTCCTGAATCCACAGAAG CAACAACTACGTATGCGGATCAAGTTGACATATAATCACAAGGGCTCAGCAATGCAGGATCTAGCAGAAGTCAACAACTTCCCCCCTCAGTCTTGGCAATGA